DNA from Drosophila busckii strain San Diego stock center, stock number 13000-0081.31 chromosome 2R, ASM1175060v1, whole genome shotgun sequence:
tctttaatttaacttttatatatatttcttgtaactattttattttatttttgaacgGTAGCGTATGTCGAATTCGTTGTCATGCCCGCATTTTATTcactgaaaattgaaaatctcCATCCCTTTGTTGAAACTTCAGCTCAGTTACAGTGCTACTGTGAATTATATTGCCATTAATTATGCGTGGATTTGTGTCTTAAATAACCATAATGCCGCATGTTAAAAATCACTTTAATTCTATTAAAAAGCtgacaaaaatgttttgaaattaattaaggcAAATTTTCAACAAACAGTTGACAATacgttttcttatttttatttttttggctctTAACCGGAAATCTGTGCGCAACAAAGTCTGGCCAAAAATTAAAGGGGGTCATAGTTGACTGCAGCGTACACATAAATCAACTCAACAAATGCAAGCTGTCATAATTTATCATGAGCAGCGACCACGCCCACTATTTGTTAAAGATCTGCAGCTATGGAAGATCGAAGTCAGTAGCAGTAGAGTTAACCATGTAACGACAAATCAAAGGCACAGAGGCCGACTCATTACCTGAAGCACTTGTcaatacaaattgcttatccaagcaggaggaggaggaggagcagcagcagcggcggagACCAGTGGCACTCGAACTGACAAACGTATTGTGCCATTGCCGTCCAATCTGTCAATCGACAGTCAGTGCTACCGCTTGCTACCCCCCCATCTGCTCCCAGTCCAGCAATGCAGCACCCAAGACTGGTCACGGCTCTGGCTGAAATTCtgttgaagaaaaaaaaaagagaaaaaatgcACTCACGCACCTGAATCCCTAATCAGTCAAGCAGCCCAGTCGgcttggttttattttttgatttttgtctctcgtgcattttttgtttaaacgcAACTTttgtgaattaattaattacaattttatgattttattaatttccaaAACATAAATATCGAGGAGAATGCAGTTGTGCGCCGTCTGTCTGGTCGCTGTGTCACCAATTCCCGTCGCATGGCCCGTCGATTCCCATGGCTTATGGGCACGTACAACGAGCTCGCAATAATAAtgaatgtaaattaattgactCGATGAACGATTTAATGtcttaatatattatttacaatgcATTTGCCGacgctcctgctgctgttgccgctgcacgctgccacgcccacactccACGCTCAACGCCCACTGGACAGTTGACAGTTtcacaaacaatttgtatgtaattaTTACAAAGggcgtaacaacaacaaacagcgtGCCGACTGCAATGTGCCTAGAGTTTTAATCATGAAATAGTTGAAAATCGaattaatgtaaatatgaaaagttattttttattattgttagttCAATAGATTTTCACAGCTGGCGGCTAgactgtttgttttttggtcaCGAAGGAAGCCATTTATCAAAATTTGTCAACttggtaattaaatttaaatattttagctgcgtgcaatgcaacaattaagtttctaaaaagaaaatcagTTTTTAGAGCTCTATTAGAAGCGGGTGTCTGAAAGTCTAGACAGCAGAAAACgagtaataattttttaataacttcataaatatatgtttaagataaatttgtaaataatgtgccctttaactaaatatatatatattttgaaaaaagtatttatttattgtcctGCTAACCACAAATTGGCATTGCCAGTTATAAATCTCAACTTCCGTCACAGCTCTTTGCATTTGATTCATGATCTCATGAGCgcataataaagcaaatgcgtTCGTGCCCACGTATCCTCCGTGTGTGGTCCCTTGGCAGGATCATTTAGGCTGAGTTACGAGGCCAAGGCCGTGTCTACGTGCCGTGTGAGtccatattttattatttaaaggaCACGTGCAGATCCTAGATAATTGATAAAACTGCGGGCAGATAAACTGCGAGAGCAGATAGCTGCTGTTTAAGTAATTGATATTCAACGCAAGAGTCACAAAATTTAGCCGGATACCCCGCTGTGCGGCTAACCGCAAAAGCAATCAGCAATTGCTGTATGGACGGACGAGCGGACGTAATATTTACGGAACTAGCAGCACCACCCACATTGCCACACAAGAGTGCAGCttatagagcagcagcagtttccCCAACTTGGTGAGttggcaaaaaaataaataaaatatatgtatgtatataaaaaaagaagatgTTTGCAAAAAGCACATCATTGTCATTACTGTCGTTGCTTGGCTAGCGTATTGagagcatttttttttagcttcttAACAACGCCCCGTTAGCCCTCGTCTGAGTCTGTCTGGTGAGTAGTTCCGCCCACTGACTTCCGGCCAGATACAAAGTGCCAAATTTCGGTGAGTTGGAATTTTTCcttctctctttttttgtgGATATAATTTGAGCGCTGTCGCCGTCAGTGGCCCTAATGTGTTGCAATGTGACGGAATGGGTGGCGCATGTCCATAATTACAAAACCACCCACAGCGCGCAATAACCACTGATACTCTCCACTCCGCCACCTTGGGCAGTAAAAAAGTGATGACGTAGTTTGTGCCACAGCTGAATTGCTTGGCAACGCCCACAGCACAGCGGTCGCTCAAATTTTGCAGCAATCATTGCCGCCGACGGGCCAGCGCAAACGCTGGACAGCAACAAAACtgctcaaaatataaaataatttgaaatgacTTATTTACTAATCTACAAATTCGTCTtcattgtttactattttcttCATAGCTTGGCTAAATGTATTGATGGCTTggataatttatgcttatttgaattgtatttgGTAGAAGAACAAAACGGAATAATCTTTGGGAatctatattttttaactttaaaatcaTCCGATTTATTGACTCTGTTGCTTTTTGAAATTAAGCCTACATTTCTtaccaaaatatcgaaaattaTAGAGCTTTGAATACAGTTTTGTTTAGATGCATCCATTTTGTTgatgcaaaaatgttgttgttattctaattgtacaacaacaatatctcTTGTGacgtcaacaacaaaagcgagtGTTGTGCATCACCAAGCTAAGGATGTGTTATACAACTAGCCGGGCTCTTTGCCTGGTCAATTTGATATAAATCTGATTTGGAACTCCTCGCAGCTTACAGCCAATACTTATCTTACTAACCCTATTTGTTCACTATACTTTCCTACGCCATATCATCCAACGTGAAGTTTTATCCAATTGAACTTTTACATTCAACAtgaatttagttatttttaacattaaacAAGTTATGgcaaaaaattctttgaaaaaattataaacttatcgacataaaataatactgtttttttttttgcacaactGTTGTTTGGGGACACGtaattactaaattaatttcgaatatttaaactttatatatatacatatacataataagTCATTAAAACTCTACGCCCatgtaaataaacattcaAATGTATACATCAGTATGCAGAGTTGCCACTTgtgaaaataagcaaaagtgtGGCAGCACCACAAAACAGCTGTttgataaatgtaaataacgTAAATGATATAATAGAAGTAACTTTATCGGCAGCTGCACAAATGACTTCACAGatttataatcaaaagaaattcATACCCACAGCGCCGGAAAAGGGCAGTTTTCCGTTGGATCACGAAAGCTTGTGCAAAAAGCACTTCCTTCTTTACGCCAGCTGCTTGCGACGGAACGAGAACGACAACGCTAAGTGCCGCGAAGAGGCCAAAGAGTACCTGGGTTGCCGAATGGAGAACAACCTGATGGAGAAAACTGACTGGACGAAATTGGGATTTGCAGAGAAGAAACCACCGGCAGAGCAGAAACAATAATGATACCAGAACGCAATGTGCTTATTGCCGCCACGGGTAGTGTGGCTAGCataaagctgctgcctttaATTAGCGAACTAAGCAATGAAAAGCAgccttatatatttaatgtaaacaaagcctgaaatcttttaaataatgcatttaataatctGCATTTGCTTATAGATTAAAGTCATCATTACCGAACACGCAAAACATTTCATTGAGACGGATCAAGTTCCAGCTCATGTGCCCATTTTAACCGATAATGACGAGTGGTTAGCATGGAACAAACGTGGTGATCCCGTACTACACATCGATTTGGGTAAATGGGCCGACATTCTAGTTATTGCGCCCTTGAGTGCAAATTCACTGGCCAAAATAGCGACCGTGAGTTAACGCTGtccaaatatataaatattgttgttacagctattatatttatttttgttttgcagggCATTTGTGACAACCTCGTAATGTGTGTGGTACGAGCCTGGGATTTGGAAAAGCCACTGTTGTTTGCTCCAGCAATGAATACACGCATGTATGATCATCCCATTACACGCGAGCAGATTGATAAACTAATTAGTTGGGGATACAAGGAGATTCCATGTATTTCCAAGACCCTCATGTGTGGCGATACGGGAAATGGCGCCATGGCCGAGGTGTGCGCAATCGTCGAGGCACTTCGAGCTGTATTGCAATTATCTATGTAACTacgcatttgttttataaacaagataacataaattataagtgGCTGGTTCCAGGGTAAATTCGAATTTTTCATTTCTAGACTTGTGCtggtaataaataatttaataattgtcaaTTAATTGACACAATAAACCAAAGTAAATgcgcattaaaacaaaaacttattaGGTCCAAAGCTATTTTGAAAAGATGTAGAATTTCTCAAATTTTACTTCAATATTATCAGCTCACTGGATGCtaattgtatatattgaaGATAATTTAATGGGGCTTGATAATTACAAGGCATTTTCATAGTTAGTACTATTCTTTGAGCTATAggaaaatagcagcaacaagaaaatgtttaaaagtcGAGATGAGAGCAGCGGGGATGCTTAGATTTGgatagtataaatataaatgttaaatacatttttcagctttttcaatatattcaaaaattgttataaatggtAACTGGTAATAAGTTATGCTATTTCatggtttttaatttatttgtaataatttttattggttAATTTTGAGTGCATCTAGGAGCAAGATGAATTTCTTTTCGggttttcataaattttgttcCATAACTcgcaaaattgttaattatttttgtttgttatactCTTTCATTACAAATTAGTTTAGTTCTCAATAAGAATTTgcagtgttttttttatgtatttgtgtggTGTTTATCAACagtttttatgtattaaatttaaattattaatatgcgATTTACAAATAGTTTATGTACTATATTATGGGTACGCTAGATAAGTGTTTGGGTGTAAGATAgagagtgtatgtgtgtgggtgtgtgctgTTGGGTTTTGTGGGGAAGGAGACAAACTTAGACTTAGGGGGGaaattaaaaagcttaactttaaattacacaataaaatacatgtttatttatattatgtatgttGTATGTGGTAGTTGTATGTATCATAATGTTTGCTTATGTAAGTGTTAAAAAGAACCAACTGAATACGTGTcaaattagaaaaatatagTCTTCAGCCAGATGCATATAAATGTAGATATATCAATCTAAATTTGAAGAtctcttaattttaatatttatatatatttttatacatgtataaaatgtatgcaattacattttaaagttaaacatGAATATTTACATTAGTTTTTCAAGGCTGATTATCctgtttgtatttgctttttatttgctggaaaattaaaacaattaatcaaACTATAAATCGCTTAGGGGATATGCAACAAGCACAACGTACACAGCATGATGCTCTTGCCCAAAACCACGCACAaagtatacaaatatatttgtatgtatgcagtTTATATTGGCGGATTTATACAAAAATCGTTTAGAAAATTGCTTGCCTAGTGAATGAAAAACTATATTgatctgtctgtctctgtgccTTAGCCTCTGCTCTTAAAATGGCGTTTGGTTGTCTTCGGTTTTGCTTCTTGCTCAAGCTTATACTTAAGagtttaaaacatttgctttgtcTGGTATCAAATGAATGGTCATTGTTTTACAACTGGTTAGTAGGTCGCTTTCAACTAATTTGCCATTTACATTGTGCACTGGCAATACATGTATCTaacaatatgcatatgtattgtatgttTGCAGCTAAGTATGGTTATTGGTATGCgggatatataaatatgtaactaTTATAAGATGTTGTCAATTCTGAGCTGCAGGCAACGCTCTCATCTGATCACACAAGATACACACAGCTTGGACGCACTGATGCAGTCGTCATGGCAGAAGGCACCACACTGTTGACAAATGACCATAGGGTTGAGGGTGCATGCACAGTTATCATTGCCCGGTGGCGTGTTTTCGCCGCTCTGATGAAATTGCAGAAgagcgtgctgctgctgctgatgttgctgttgttgttgttgatgttgttgagTTAATTGTTGTGGCGTCGTTGCTTGTTGATTGgttacagcagctgctgctgttacgcttactgctgctgccgctgctgctgttgaggttgttactataaaattgttgccagcCTCTATTAAAGCCGCCGCAGTGGCAGATGGATTaccattgttgctgccatcaATGTAGGTAATATTGGTGCCTggttaaaagcagcaaagataCTTTAGTAAAATTGCaatcataatttatatataaattataaaatataccTACAATTGCggcataattaaaactaaaatcgCTCGTATTTAGAACCTGCTTATGCCACAATTACTAAATACATgaataactatatatataaattaataacatgcACTTCATATACATACGCATACGtagtaactaaaaataatagtatTCTCTGGGCCAAATAGGTAAATCTAGCaaatctatatacatacatatgtattaataaatatgttggCGTGCCAATTTGCTTGAATGCAGTGTGAATTTGTTGATTTGGTGGATTTGAAAGACGTACCTCGCTAACCACTAATAATACACCAATTTACCTGCAGCGATATTGCGCCGCACAATATTCGCAGCCGTGTTAACATTGTtaatctgttgttgttgttgctgctgctgatgttgttgttgctgctgcagttcgtGATGATGCAGTGCTTCATTGGCCACACCATTAGCAACGGGAAGGCtaacgctgttgctgctattgtctACCGAAGCGGGACGCCCGCGTCCGCCCATACTAAGGCCATTAAGACTGTGCAGCGGATTCTGCACGGTAACAAACTATCAAACGAAggagcatttatttataataaatgttatttatttacatgctaTTGGCATACCTGATTCTGATGCAACGGCGGCGCACTCGACGCTCGTGGCGCCTGATTGTCAGCCGCTCCCACATTGGCGCGATGCACCAGCACATACTGACCGCTGCCATTTTGATGCAATATCTCCTGCGTGGGTGGCGCTTGTGGATTCACCTGCGCTCCTGCCGCTGTCatctgcagttgctgctgctgtgtggcgCCAGCAGGCGCTCCAGGCGCCGCTGTCAGCATATGCCTTATGACCGTGGTGGGCGAAGGTTTGCGTTGTACATACTTCTTGCGCGGAAAGCCGCTCATCCGTGGTCCAATCACCTAagtataacaattttataaataaataatttaatttgcattttctgcGTTCTCACCTTGTAGACGCCGGGTCTGCCTACGCCCATAACATTAGGGGGCATGCCGGCATTAagtgttgctgtcgctgcgcCACTCACCAGCAACTCGTCCTGCTTGACCAGACTCTGTGgcggtggcgctgctgctggcgctgcagtcACATTGTTGCTAACTGCGCTTATATTGCTTAAGGGTGTAGCTGCCACGGTGGACACATTTATCGTTGGCgcatttgtgctgctgctaactgtGGTTGCGGCTgtcgttggctgctgctggttgagTATGGCCGCTGGCGGACGCAGTTGCGCCTTGAGATTTTCGCGATTGGGACTATTTTGTATAACCGCCTGGCAGATTTGATAGCTGCGCTCCAGATTAACAGCGCCTGGTGGTAGTCGATTACTAGTCGCCTTGCGACCCTTCCCCGTCGGCAGCTTGGGCTGCAATCGCTGCTGTGCTATGGTCGTTGGCACGCCCGACGGTGGCAATGCTTTCATGCTCAGCTGCACGTTATTTACTGCAGGCAGTGTcggattgctgttgttgttgttgttgttgttgtgattgacCTGAGCTATTGCctgtggcggctgctgctgctgcactgcgcTGGCAACAACATTGGCATAGGCGGACGGAATTTGTGTATTACTGGTTGCGGCGCCCGTTGCTGCTGTACTGGGTGAGACATTGGCGGGTCTTTGCATGGAAATAATATTCAAAGGCTTGGCTATAAACTTGGGCTGTGGTTGCTGatagctctgctgctgctgctgttgttgttgttgttgcaattgttgctgctgcaataagTTATTGTTGGCTGCCTGTGCAAGCAGTTGACGCTGATGCAGCTGTGCCTGCTGTAAAGCAAATTGctgtaattgctgctgcttctgttgctgctgttccagctgctgctgctgctgttgttgttgttgttgttgctgctgtgctagCATATTGGGCGCCAGAAACGGCTGCGGGCCATTGCTGTTGATCTCAAATGGTTTGCGTAGCGTTACGGGCAAAGCTTGATGTGTTTTTTGCaaagcattgctgctgctgctggcttgctgttgttgttgtacagcGGCAACTTGCAATTGCTGTAgtaattgctgttgcagctgttgacgttgctgctgctgttgttgttgttgctgctgcagcaaaaagtttccAATGATTTGACCATTCGAATCAACCAATATCTGACGCTGTTGCTGTGAAGAAGCAACACCCGGAGCAGTAGCTACGgctggtgcagcagcagcgactgcttgTGCTGGCAGCTGATTGATTGTAAtattgctgctactgttgctgctacacAGACTcagattgttgctgctatcattgctattgctgctgttggttatAACTGTGCTGCTGACTTCCATCTCAGCAGCCGACATGGGCACCGCATCACACAGCAGCTCATGAGtaatctataaataatttatataagtataaaaaatagtttcaTAAAATCAGAGCCAGCTTACCTCATTGCTATAATCGTTGCTGTGCACTTGTGGTATAAACGAATGTTGTGCCAATTGCACCACATCCTGAAGCTGCgcctgcaactgttgctgctgctgatgttgttgttgctgctgctgctgctgatgttgttgctgcagcgttGCCACAATATCGCGCACAGTATCGCCATCGCTATCGTCCAGTGTTtcctcttgctcttgctgttcgGTATCTATACActcaacaacatcatcatcatcatcatcatcatcctcgtCTTCTTCCTgttcttcctcctcctcctcctcttcttCCTCTTCATGGTCCAACAGATTGTGACACTCGACCATTTCATGCACAACCTCCTCAGTATCCATTAACTGTATTGCTTCATGTTGCAACTGCTCCACACTGGATGTGGATGCATTGCTTGCGGGTGTGGCTGCCAACAATTTAATGCCGCCAAAATTCCAATCGTGTTGCACATGCTGAAACATATCGTTGGAATTAAGCTCCACCACTGGcgctacttgttgttgttgttgctcttgttgctgctgctgtaatgtGGCTACCATGACTTGCATATCAGCAAGTGTGGGCTCTGTGTTAGTTGCCAGCATTGCTGTGGTAGTGGTTGTGGTTGCTGGCGTGTTGGAAGAATTGCTGCTGGAGCAGGATGAGGACAATGAAGACGAAGTGCTGCAACTAGTCGATGTCGATGAGCTTGCGGGCGAGCTGCTCGAGTTGGTCATTGAGCTGCTAGCGGCGGCAATATCGTCCATCAGCTGCTTTTCACAACGGTCGTCCAATTTGATAATTGCGCTGTTCGCTGTAAGAAATAATTagattgttattatatttatatatataaaatctgtatatatttatattacaattgGGCGATGAGTAGTAGTTGTGACTGATGACAGCTTGATGATTGTGGAAGTATGCTAGAGATGATTGCATtagtaatataaaaaaatggcATTTAGGAACAGTTAGCAgaagttaaaaaaaagaaaacaaacaaagagtATATATACCATGATCTATAGTATCGGCAAACACAATTTCTTGCGGTGGcgttattgttgctgatgatgtcgtagctgttgctgaagttgttgccacattaACCGTTACTTTGGTATCTAAAGtttaagaattatttgttACAAACTTTGTTCTTactttataaaaagcaaacttacCTTCTGAGATATCCACCACATCCTGCATAAAGCCAACAAAATCGTTGGACAATTCAGGCACATTTGTTGCAgcgtttgttattgttgttgtcgttgtgttGTTATGTAACTGTGCAACATCAGGTGGCTCAATTTTATCACAGGTACTGTTAATAAGTGGCTGTTGGTTGcatgttattattgctgctgcttgagtcGCATGATCGACAACATCCTCAATAGGAACACTTTCATGAATGTCACGCTTTATTTGCTTGGATGTTGTGGGCAGCTCATCCAGTACTTCAACTTGACAACCATCCccaacagttgttgctgttgtgtttttgcGTCTTGAAGGACTGCTGGAGGGTCGCTTCAAgatgcgtcgctgctgctccgTAAACgcgttattattgctgttgatactaccgctgctgttggcttctactgttgtggttgttgcagTTACCAAGCTGTCTGTCATTGTTGTCCCGCACTTTGTGCTCTACACATGATAAacaatgaattatttaataaattaagtccTATTCTCTTTTGCTAATTAGGTGCTTACCGCATTAAATTTCTGTTCAGTCTCATTATCACATGTTgctttttgtagttgttgttgtggtggatttgttggtgttgttgttgccatctGCCGTTTGAGTGGCTCCAGCTTCACCTTGCAGGCGGGCAGGTTGTTGGTACTTGGTGCacgctttgcatttttttcaccCCAATACGGCTCGAAATGTTTTAGCTTCCATGGATCCAATTTGTTCTTCTCACGCTCGGCTTccgttttcaatttgatttgattttctgGCGTAAATTCGCCTTCGCTCAAACGTTCCCGCCATTCCAAACAAGCGCGTGCAAAGAACTCGTTATTCAGACAGGAGCTACTCAGGCGTATGGCTTCACCAGAGTCACTGCTAGAGCAACTGGTACTTGCCTGCTCGAATGGCTGCAACACTTCGCTGGCCTCGCGATCCACACTAGGCAACAGCTGGATGAGATTATGCTGATATAGAGGCGGCAGCAACGAGAATGTTTGCTTATTAAGCAGCGCTCGTAAATTCGCGGATGTCAATATAGAGTCCGGCGTTTCCAGATCAATTTTGCCATCCTTAGTCTGCTCAATCTGTGCGGCCGTTGTTAGCTTCTTGTTGCTGCGTCGCCTTGGCTTAACACTAAAGCCCGGTATGGAGGCCAAAACCTCACGCATGGTATTTGTTTGGCTAACAGACTTGGCACCGCCTGGTGAGCAAGACGAATTGCTAGATGCAgccgtggctgctgctgctgccgctgctgcagccgccgccgccgcagcagcctttgcctgctgttgttgttgtatgcgTCGACTACTGATAGCGCGGACTGGCGGCGACGGCTGCGGCCCCGACAGTGCTACGACGCTTGGTGACACATTTGGTAACGTTGTCGCCGTGGACAGGATAACATTGTCCAGGATATACTCACCGGGCATAGGTTTCTTCTCAGGTGGTGGTATGGCTTTCACAATAATCCGAGGCAACTGACGTCTGTTGTGAGAATAACACAAATCAGTTATTGTTTCtaaacatttaacaaatgaCGTGCTTACCTCAAactatgtgtgtgcttattgGGAGAAGTTATCGCATTAAGCGAAATATGTTGGTGTGTctctagcagcagctgctgctgctgttgctgttgagtcGCTGAGACGTCTAATGCCAGCGGATCCTTTTCATCATCATCCACGAGATTCACATGCGCCGTGGCTTCCATAATCACAGGtgttaaatgttgctgttgtggaaTGGTAGCGCCTTGTGTCGGCAAATGtagttgttgatgttgttgctgctgcatttgggGCAAGGCTGCCGTCGATGCTGTGTCCGGCGTaattgttttcatatttaacaataactaTTTACAACTAATATCGAAGATATACCTATGTATGTTATTGTGTCCATGTCAAAGGCAGTTTACATGTTTTTTGCGCACATActaaacagaaataaattagttaataaaacaggagcaattaaataaaagaatccGTGTGCGGCAAACTTACCTGACCAGCAGCAGTTTTAGCCATTTTTAGTAAAAGGGGCGGGGGTAGAGAGCTCCGCAGCGGCAGGCAACTCGTAAGcttgtttgtgtctgtgtgtgtttctctGTTGTGCCTTACATTTATTAGTGTTGTGTGTGCTACAATTACCCTTACTACCAATTCATATTCGGCAATGCCAATCACTTTTTTTCGTCTATTACACACGCTAATTTTCTGTTAATTCTCTTTGCACCGTGTATATTGCTCGCCTACAatttcacaacaacaacaaaagagagCAAAGTTGCAGGaataacacatacacacacgcatacacatgtaATTATAATGCGacacactcaaacacacacacatacacatgtataaaaaaaactttatgcgTGGTTTGTTTTGGCTTTATCAATTGCGTTTTCTTCGTGTCACATTTACCCGCACtggtttattgttattattacggcaattgtggcctttttaaaatattgtacatttgttgcaaagacaaacaaaagcaaaaattttgaattctttttctgctgctcttctacgctgcttcttcttctcatGCGCAAGCGTTTGCATAGCTGTCTTTGTTACACACGCACAGcgagaaaaaaatacaaaaaataaaataaaaaacactttgcaatgaatttttttgttaaacttgAATGAAATTGTTATTACTTTGGCgcactaaaaactaaacactTGAGACAGCGAACGTTTCACATTTTAGTCTTTCAATTGCCTTTTATTTGcgttattaaattgtatatttattggcTCCCAGTTTGAGAGCTAGCGATGTGAAAAAACAACGCACAAGCGATTGCTTGCCGATGAATTATCGACCGATAGATGTGCTTGTAGCCCTGGTGCATGTAGCtcgtacaaaaaaaaagcagatgTAAACAACCGCCGGCGCACATTAGAGTGTGTGGACATGTTTTTATAAgttaaaactatatatacaacatatataCAAGATGTTCTCCATGTGCAAGCAGACGCACGCCGCCACTGCGGTGGAGTTTGCTATTTCGTGCCGGTTCTTTAACAACCTCGAGGAGAATCTGGTGGTGG
Protein-coding regions in this window:
- the LOC108596986 gene encoding polycomb protein Asx isoform X2, which codes for MDTITYIASTAALPQMQQQQHQQLHLPTQGATIPQQQHLTPVIMEATAHVNLVDDDEKDPLALDVSATQQQQQQQLLLETHQHISLNAITSPNKHTHSLRRQLPRIIVKAIPPPEKKPMPGEYILDNVILSTATTLPNVSPSVVALSGPQPSPPVRAISSRRIQQQQQAKAAAAAAAAAAAAAAATAASSNSSCSPGGAKSVSQTNTMREVLASIPGFSVKPRRRSNKKLTTAAQIEQTKDGKIDLETPDSILTSANLRALLNKQTFSLLPPLYQHNLIQLLPSVDREASEVLQPFEQASTSCSSSDSGEAIRLSSSCLNNEFFARACLEWRERLSEGEFTPENQIKLKTEAEREKNKLDPWKLKHFEPYWGEKNAKRAPSTNNLPACKVKLEPLKRQMATTTPTNPPQQQLQKATCDNETEQKFNASTKCGTTMTDSLVTATTTTVEANSSGSINSNNNAFTEQQRRILKRPSSSPSRRKNTTATTVGDGCQVEVLDELPTTSKQIKRDIHESVPIEDVVDHATQAAAIITCNQQPLINSTCDKIEPPDVAQLHNNTTTTTITNAATNVPELSNDFVGFMQDVVDISEDTKVTVNVATTSATATTSSATITPPQEIVFADTIDHAYFHNHQAVISHNYYSSPNSNSAIIKLDDRCEKQLMDDIAAASSSMTNSSSSPASSSTSTSCSTSSSLSSSCSSSNSSNTPATTTTTTAMLATNTEPTLADMQVMVATLQQQQQEQQQQQVAPVVELNSNDMFQHVQHDWNFGGIKLLAATPASNASTSSVEQLQHEAIQLMDTEEVVHEMVECHNLLDHEEEEEEEEEEEQEEDEDDDDDDDDVVECIDTEQQEQEETLDDSDGDTVRDIVATLQQQHQQQQQQQQHQQQQQLQAQLQDVVQLAQHSFIPQVHSNDYSNEITHELLCDAVPMSAAEMEVSSTVITNSSNSNDSSNNLSLCSSNSSSNITINQLPAQAVAAAAPAVATAPGVASSQQQRQILVDSNGQIIGNFLLQQQQQQQQQQRQQLQQQLLQQLQVAAVQQQQQASSSSNALQKTHQALPVTLRKPFEINSNGPQPFLAPNMLAQQQQQQQQQQQQQLEQQQQKQQQLQQFALQQAQLHQRQLLAQAANNNLLQQQQLQQQQQQQQQQSYQQPQPKFIAKPLNIISMQRPANVSPSTAATGAATSNTQIPSAYANVVASAVQQQQPPQAIAQVNHNNNNNNNSNPTLPAVNNVQLSMKALPPSGVPTTIAQQRLQPKLPTGKGRKATSNRLPPGAVNLERSYQICQAVIQNSPNRENLKAQLRPPAAILNQQQPTTAATTVSSSTNAPTINVSTVAATPLSNISAVSNNVTAAPAAAPPPQSLVKQDELLVSGAATATLNAGMPPNVMGVGRPGVYKVIGPRMSGFPRKKYVQRKPSPTTVIRHMLTAAPGAPAGATQQQQLQMTAAGAQVNPQAPPTQEILHQNGSGQYVLVHRANVGAADNQAPRASSAPPLHQNQFVTVQNPLHSLNGLSMGGRGRPASVDNSSNSVSLPVANGVANEALHHHELQQQQQHQQQQQQQQINNVNTAANIVRRNIAAGTNITYIDGSNNGNPSATAAALIEAGNNFIVTTSTAAAAAAVSVTAAAAVTNQQATTPQQLTQQHQQQQQQHQQQQHALLQFHQSGENTPPGNDNCACTLNPMVICQQCGAFCHDDCISASKLCVSCVIR